Proteins encoded in a region of the Planococcus citri chromosome 1, ihPlaCitr1.1, whole genome shotgun sequence genome:
- the LOC135841297 gene encoding 2-acylglycerol O-acyltransferase 2-like isoform X2, which yields MHESKMELEKEVEYGPPLRDESKATFRQAVEDYYDWLGCWVITLMFIFGPPFLLLLCITPPLWIIGLLYFLWMYYDRETPHIGGRRLLTLRKLRFWRYRRDYFPIRLVKTAELPADTTYLFSSFPHGILVFGASTNFISDVNHFDKAFPGLNPYIMTLNANFNFPFARELLLFFGVCAASARGILHVLNGPPGNVCVLIVGGVAEALKSVPGKYHLILKNRKGFVKMALKTGSSLVPVFSFGETDTYDQVSGKWYRWLQGKLRATTGIPFILVKGRGILSHSFRLLPHKRPITTVVGKPIKLPKEENPSPELVDKYHEIFTRELIELFEKYKVKYDSRGKDATLVIE from the exons ATGCAT GAATCgaaaatggaattggaaaagGAAGTGGAATATGGGCCTCCGCTGCGCGACGAAAGCAAGGCGACATTTCGACAGGCGGTCGAGGATTATTACGATTGGTTAGGTTGCTGGGTCATAACGTTGATGTTCATCTTCGGTCCGCCGTTTTTGCTGCTGCTCTGCATAACGCCGCCGCTATGGATAATCGGACTTTTGTACTTCTTGTGGATGTACTACGACCGCGAAACTCCGCACATCGGAGGCAGAAG ATTGTTGACGTTGAGGAAATTGCGATTTTGGCGATACCGAAGAGACTACTTCCCGATCAGACTAGTCAAGACGGCCGAATTGCCAGCCGACACCACGTACTTATTTTCTTCGTTTCCGCACGGCATTTTGGTTTTCGGCGCTTCTACCAACTTCATCAGCGACGTGAATCATTTTGACAAAGCTTTTCCCGGCCTCAATCCCTACATCATGACGCTCAACgctaatttcaactttccatttGCCAGagaattgttattatttttcg GCGTTTGCGCAGCTTCGGCCAGAGGTATTTTGCACGTACTGAACGGACCGCCGGGAAATGTGTGCGTTCTCATTGTCGGAGGCGTAGCCGAAGCGTTAAAGTCTGTCCCCGGCAAATATCACTTAATTTTGAAGAACCGAAAAGGCTTCGTTAAGATGGCTTTGAAGACCGG CTCGTCTTTAGTGCCGGTATTCTCCTTCGGCGAAACAGACACTTACGACCAAGTATCGGGGAAATGGTACAGATGGTTACAAGGCAAGCTGAGAGCCACTACTGGAATACCGTTCATCCTAGTCAAAGGTCGCGGAATACTCAGTCACTCGTTCAGACTTTTACCACATAAGCGGCCCATCACTACTGTTG TGGGAAAACCGATTAAATTGCCCAAAGAAGAAAATCCTAGTCCAGAGCTGGTGGATAAATACCACGAAATATTTACGCGAGAATTGATCGAGTTATTCGAAAAGTATAAAGTAAAATACGACTCGCGAGGAAAGGACGCCACCTTGGTCATCGAATAG
- the LOC135841297 gene encoding 2-acylglycerol O-acyltransferase 2-like isoform X3: protein MELEKEVEYGPPLRDESKATFRQAVEDYYDWLGCWVITLMFIFGPPFLLLLCITPPLWIIGLLYFLWMYYDRETPHIGGRRLLTLRKLRFWRYRRDYFPIRLVKTAELPADTTYLFSSFPHGILVFGASTNFISDVNHFDKAFPGLNPYIMTLNANFNFPFARELLLFFGVCAASARGILHVLNGPPGNVCVLIVGGVAEALKSVPGKYHLILKNRKGFVKMALKTGSSLVPVFSFGETDTYDQVSGKWYRWLQGKLRATTGIPFILVKGRGILSHSFRLLPHKRPITTVVGKPIKLPKEENPSPELVDKYHEIFTRELIELFEKYKVKYDSRGKDATLVIE from the exons atggaattggaaaagGAAGTGGAATATGGGCCTCCGCTGCGCGACGAAAGCAAGGCGACATTTCGACAGGCGGTCGAGGATTATTACGATTGGTTAGGTTGCTGGGTCATAACGTTGATGTTCATCTTCGGTCCGCCGTTTTTGCTGCTGCTCTGCATAACGCCGCCGCTATGGATAATCGGACTTTTGTACTTCTTGTGGATGTACTACGACCGCGAAACTCCGCACATCGGAGGCAGAAG ATTGTTGACGTTGAGGAAATTGCGATTTTGGCGATACCGAAGAGACTACTTCCCGATCAGACTAGTCAAGACGGCCGAATTGCCAGCCGACACCACGTACTTATTTTCTTCGTTTCCGCACGGCATTTTGGTTTTCGGCGCTTCTACCAACTTCATCAGCGACGTGAATCATTTTGACAAAGCTTTTCCCGGCCTCAATCCCTACATCATGACGCTCAACgctaatttcaactttccatttGCCAGagaattgttattatttttcg GCGTTTGCGCAGCTTCGGCCAGAGGTATTTTGCACGTACTGAACGGACCGCCGGGAAATGTGTGCGTTCTCATTGTCGGAGGCGTAGCCGAAGCGTTAAAGTCTGTCCCCGGCAAATATCACTTAATTTTGAAGAACCGAAAAGGCTTCGTTAAGATGGCTTTGAAGACCGG CTCGTCTTTAGTGCCGGTATTCTCCTTCGGCGAAACAGACACTTACGACCAAGTATCGGGGAAATGGTACAGATGGTTACAAGGCAAGCTGAGAGCCACTACTGGAATACCGTTCATCCTAGTCAAAGGTCGCGGAATACTCAGTCACTCGTTCAGACTTTTACCACATAAGCGGCCCATCACTACTGTTG TGGGAAAACCGATTAAATTGCCCAAAGAAGAAAATCCTAGTCCAGAGCTGGTGGATAAATACCACGAAATATTTACGCGAGAATTGATCGAGTTATTCGAAAAGTATAAAGTAAAATACGACTCGCGAGGAAAGGACGCCACCTTGGTCATCGAATAG
- the LOC135841297 gene encoding 2-acylglycerol O-acyltransferase 2-like isoform X1 — MTTESKMELEKEVEYGPPLRDESKATFRQAVEDYYDWLGCWVITLMFIFGPPFLLLLCITPPLWIIGLLYFLWMYYDRETPHIGGRRLLTLRKLRFWRYRRDYFPIRLVKTAELPADTTYLFSSFPHGILVFGASTNFISDVNHFDKAFPGLNPYIMTLNANFNFPFARELLLFFGVCAASARGILHVLNGPPGNVCVLIVGGVAEALKSVPGKYHLILKNRKGFVKMALKTGSSLVPVFSFGETDTYDQVSGKWYRWLQGKLRATTGIPFILVKGRGILSHSFRLLPHKRPITTVVGKPIKLPKEENPSPELVDKYHEIFTRELIELFEKYKVKYDSRGKDATLVIE; from the exons ATGACAACG GAATCgaaaatggaattggaaaagGAAGTGGAATATGGGCCTCCGCTGCGCGACGAAAGCAAGGCGACATTTCGACAGGCGGTCGAGGATTATTACGATTGGTTAGGTTGCTGGGTCATAACGTTGATGTTCATCTTCGGTCCGCCGTTTTTGCTGCTGCTCTGCATAACGCCGCCGCTATGGATAATCGGACTTTTGTACTTCTTGTGGATGTACTACGACCGCGAAACTCCGCACATCGGAGGCAGAAG ATTGTTGACGTTGAGGAAATTGCGATTTTGGCGATACCGAAGAGACTACTTCCCGATCAGACTAGTCAAGACGGCCGAATTGCCAGCCGACACCACGTACTTATTTTCTTCGTTTCCGCACGGCATTTTGGTTTTCGGCGCTTCTACCAACTTCATCAGCGACGTGAATCATTTTGACAAAGCTTTTCCCGGCCTCAATCCCTACATCATGACGCTCAACgctaatttcaactttccatttGCCAGagaattgttattatttttcg GCGTTTGCGCAGCTTCGGCCAGAGGTATTTTGCACGTACTGAACGGACCGCCGGGAAATGTGTGCGTTCTCATTGTCGGAGGCGTAGCCGAAGCGTTAAAGTCTGTCCCCGGCAAATATCACTTAATTTTGAAGAACCGAAAAGGCTTCGTTAAGATGGCTTTGAAGACCGG CTCGTCTTTAGTGCCGGTATTCTCCTTCGGCGAAACAGACACTTACGACCAAGTATCGGGGAAATGGTACAGATGGTTACAAGGCAAGCTGAGAGCCACTACTGGAATACCGTTCATCCTAGTCAAAGGTCGCGGAATACTCAGTCACTCGTTCAGACTTTTACCACATAAGCGGCCCATCACTACTGTTG TGGGAAAACCGATTAAATTGCCCAAAGAAGAAAATCCTAGTCCAGAGCTGGTGGATAAATACCACGAAATATTTACGCGAGAATTGATCGAGTTATTCGAAAAGTATAAAGTAAAATACGACTCGCGAGGAAAGGACGCCACCTTGGTCATCGAATAG